One Salvia splendens isolate huo1 chromosome 1, SspV2, whole genome shotgun sequence genomic window, TTGCAACAACCCGGCCACCCTTTCGTTCCGAGCAAGCAACGACGACGTTTTCAAGACCGTAAACTCCGTCTTCCTCGACACCTCCGACGGCCTCGACACCCCCGACTCTTGGTTCACTAACTCCTCAGAGTGCGCCAGCACCACTTTCTCCACTGACGACCACTCCGAGGaaaataacaacaacaacaacaaaaacgACAAGGCGCTAGAGATGATCATCCGAGACGTGAGGAGGTCATCAGAGAGGCTCTTCTTCGAGCCGGGCGACACGAGCTCGATCCTCCTCGACAAGGAGGCGGAGACGACAAAGAAAGCCGCGGAGGCACTTCTGCCGTTCGAGGAGAGTGTGGCGCTGGCGATGGAGTCGGAAGATCCTTACATGGATTTCAGGAAATCCATGCAAGAGATGGTGGAGAGCCATGGATTGGAGGAGTGGGACCGCTTGGAGGAGCTTCTTGGATGGTATTTGAGGATGAATTCCAAACAAAACCACGGATTTATCGTTGGTGCCTTCGTCGATCTCCTCGTTGGAACGGCCAACGATTCTTGTCCTTCCACAACCATTTATCGCTCCGATTCGACCTCCTATTCTTCTGCTGATTCTTGTTTCTCCTCCCCTCCCTCCCCTGTTTCTTGTCGGGATCGGGTCGAGGGAGGAGGAGATGTCATTAATGTACAATCTTAGCCTCTTAATTATGTATCTATTCATCCCACATTCGGTGTCAATACTACAACTAGGCTATGAGAATCCATGGttttttcctctttctctctcacacacacaaaataagTACTACTAATTGATAGCATCGGGCATAGTTAATTTGTACCAAATTTATGAACCGTTAATATTAACATGGAGTGTTTGGACACTTTACCATGTACGTGTATGTGTTATAGCATCAAAATTTGCGTCTTTTTCTGTTATTTCACTACTTTCTCCTCTCGACTTACTTTTACAAGTAAGATTGAATAAGAGAGAGATGCaaaatgcaaatgaaaatgaaacaGGCTGGAGTGATGAAATAGTCCAATTTCAATTTCCAACTTGATTGACATTCGTACCAATTGGGGGGGGGGACCatttattgtaatatttttatgGCATTTGTCTCAAAATATACATTGTTTCCTTATATTTTCTCCCTTGTCAGAAAACACAACACCAAACATACGTTTCAACAGATCTTTTGCTTCTTAACAAATCTAGATCGCCAAACCCACTATTCATTTTTCATTCAATAACAAGAATGAAATACTATTGTTATTAGGTAAGAATAGAAAGGAAGTATATATACATAGTTCTTTTGTTAATTTTAATGGACTAACTAGTAGATGTAGGCATCTACTTTTCGTGTATCCCCACCTCTGCCTTTATATTTCACAAATGTCACGCCATTTTCATGCTACAGAGTGGAGAACAAGAATTGCCACTCACGAAATAATTttgtattcaatttttttttattcttttagaGCTACCatgttaaaatttcacaaattGAGATACCAAAGCATCATTGGTGATTCTGTGTCAGTAACTTTGACAAAATACGATGAGGTAAAAAATTTGTAAGAAATTGCATTTCATAACCCAATTATTGACCTCATCATTTTATTCTGCACGAAAAATATGTGCTAAACTTACTAATTCCAGAGTTATGGAAAAGGCGAAAAAATCGATATCCAAATATATGGTTGTGGTTGTGGTTGTGGTTGTGATTTTGATTAACACATGCAGGAAAAATTCGAGATCCAAAATGTGGTgcaattactattcattcacgAGCACTTATTTCACAATAGTCAGCAATTGGTTAACAGCAGATGGATTCAAAATAGAACTAAACTAACTACTCCTCTGCAACTTGACATACACTCCACTATACAACACTGTCatttgaaatatattttcaattcaCTGACAAAAACAGTAAACACTTATTGAATGAAC contains:
- the LOC121799851 gene encoding transcription repressor OFP13-like; its protein translation is MSKKMKMPSLFKYKNPKQPWQWPSCNNPATLSFRASNDDVFKTVNSVFLDTSDGLDTPDSWFTNSSECASTTFSTDDHSEENNNNNNKNDKALEMIIRDVRRSSERLFFEPGDTSSILLDKEAETTKKAAEALLPFEESVALAMESEDPYMDFRKSMQEMVESHGLEEWDRLEELLGWYLRMNSKQNHGFIVGAFVDLLVGTANDSCPSTTIYRSDSTSYSSADSCFSSPPSPVSCRDRVEGGGDVINVQS